The following nucleotide sequence is from Leishmania panamensis strain MHOM/PA/94/PSC-1 chromosome 9 sequence.
CCCGCCTTATCGTGCAAAGTCACACATACACAGTCATACGCGCAGACACATAAGCACGTGCTCCTACGGGCTTGCCCCCGCTGGCCAACTCAGCCCTGTCAActccctccacccacccgcgCACGGCGGTCCCTCCAAGGCACCCACCTCCACATTGCACATGGGGGCTTCGTCTCTGGGGTCTTTGGTTGCCAAGGCCCATAAAAGGTACTGTACATGCTCAAGGCCCCTgaaccccctcctcctcctccctcttttccctatggtgagcgcacacacacagcgcaagcagcacgAGCCAGAAAGGTCCGTAGTGCACCGCTTCGTGAGCTATCAGGCACCACAGCACGTTTCACATCTGTCAGTTTCTCCTCCCCAACTGCCTTCAgccgcaccccctcccccctctctctgccttctctctcgccacgCAGAAAACTCAAACAGCCGTGGTCGTGTGGCGCCGTCATTCCTCACACCAACGGATGGTCTAGGGTGTGAACTTGAGCTTCCATGCCGACATCATTGCCCGAATATCACGCGACACTGCAACCAACAGTGGCAGCCGGGAGTGACAGTggcgtcctcctcccgtACCCCTTTgacccctccgcctctgccgcctctaCCGCTGCTGAATTAGCGAGAAACTCCGCCCACTGTGCGAGCAACACCTCTAtcgctgtctttctcttcgcgAAGGAAAAGCTCCTCTTCCGCTATCCCGACACGGACCCCTTTGTCGTCGATGTGGCCGCGCAGGGCTGCCCTTCAACTTCGTGTTCTTCGGCCCCAACGGGGGGATGTGCcgcgtctgctgccgcggcggcagcagacgcaTCGAACAAGAAAGCTGCGGGTGATAGCAACGCCTCTTCCACCCCCGGCACCGCACATACGTCTTCGTCTCGTGACCATCATCGAAGTCGTGGATCTCATGTCGAGCAAgcaaggaaggggggcggtggcgtcgtTGGAGGaaacaccagcagcggtggcacttGCCTGGATCCGGACGATGCCAGCAGCGGACAGACGGCGGCTTTATCGAtaagcggcagtggcggtagTCGACTGAAGAAGTCACCATTCATACACGTCACCATGACGATGGATGCGAAGGACAGTCATCACCATCACGGGGCCTGTCCGGATCCCAACGCGTcggtcagcagcagcagcggaggcgtggcaccgcagcgcggAATGCGGCGTCCAGCCTCGAGCTATTTGCTCGGTAACGACCACTTTAGCGGCAGTGGAGGCAGCTTCGGCCACGGACAGTCTGCTGTGTCGtccggtggcggtggcacagcCGCCGTAGAGGGTCGCCGCGGACTCACAGCGAGGGGACTACCTGGTAACACCCCAGGGACAGTGACCCAAGCCCAGCAAACACCCCCTGGAGGCATGCGGCGTCCGCTGtctggtgcagcagcaggagcagcggcggtctCCTCGTCCACCAGTGGTCCTTCCAACGCGCGAAAGACGAACAATGCTTCCGCTGGGTCTGcggctggtggcggcggtgttggTGGTTCGGCATCGAGTGGCAGTCGCAACGGAGCCCTGCAGCAACTGGCTGCAACCACGGGCGCTGCCACATGCGTCGGCATCGCCCCGAATGTCCTCATGCATCTCCTACGTGGGGCTCTGTgtggcaccaccaccatcaacATGGTCAACTGCACCTTCCTCGTGTTTCCGTTGTTAATAGGGGCTGCCGCGCCGAACGCGGTCAGTGGACAGGACGGCAGAACAGGCAGCAGTACCGGCAGCTTTGCCTCCCTTGATCGTCTACGGTTGCCACACCGCTCCGGTACGGCGCTCCTCGTAGTAGCAATGAAGGAACCAGACACGGACGTTGGCGCCATCACGAACTTCACGCAGTGCTTCGTGAACATCCTGTGTCGCGAGGAACACCGCTGTCAGTACGTGTCCACAGAGCTGGAGCGCATGGAGACGCTGACCAACCACTGGAaggtcggcggcgctgcggcgctggcgagcgCTGCGACTGCGCCTGCAAAAAAGCGGCGACCACATGGAGAAAAGGCCCATCAACAGCAGTTCGTGGCTGGAGGTGCCGGTGAGTCTTTCCGCGCCGACGCCAGCGCTGTGACTGCGCCATCACCGCGACTGGGCGTACAGGCAtcgcgcggcagcaggcCTGCGTCGGCGTCTGTCTCGCCTGCTTCAGACCGCCGTCATCGCGCCCTCAGTACGACAGAGGCACCGGCCGACAGTGCAAGTTCCAGGGGTGGCGATacagacagcagcgctgcctcctctgACAACTACGACTACTTGTTTTCTCCTTCCCGACCCGCTGtccggcacacacgcgtgcctgCTGCGGCCAGCGATACCGCAAACGAGAAGACCAATTTGACGAGCCACAGCGatagcagcgctgcatcagGGACTCGCATTAGTCTGCGCTCTGGCTATATTGAGCagcaccatcatcatcactCGAGAGAGTCCTCACCCTCTGCAGCTTTACAGGGCAGCATCTCAGGACCCTTCCTGGGGTGGGCCGATCCGGACGACAACGCGGGCGGTGACGATAGCGCGCATCGTGAAGATGGCCGCGATGCAGATCATGTCCTCTCGCACTCCGCACTACCTTCCAATGGGAGAAGCGgagagcacagcagcaaccgcCCCGGCGATCCATCTCAGGCTACAGCTGCCTCGTCCCctctcaccgcctccgcaTCGTCGCATTCCTTGTACCAGCAGCTCGCGGTGCACGTGCGGCTAGCatacgaggtgctgcgcgtggcGCAGTGTATTGACGTGTGGAACCGCACGATGCGTGGCGGGTGCAGGGCCGGCAACGGCGCCTGGGGCGGCGCCTTCGAGGGTAGCGTGTGGAGCAAGCGGACAAGTCGCATGACGAGCTGCGGTCggggcgccaccgctgcattACGAAAACCGTGCCGGGGCCAATCTATAGCCGCGGCCTACgatgaacagcagcagcttacCTTCCCTTCCGCTGGCACGACCCTCGACGCTCTCCCAGAGGCACTCCTGATCAACCGCATGTTGTTGCTGCCCACGTCTCACCTCACAGGCGCTGAGCGgcaggaagaggcgcagagtCTGCGCTCCGCCTGCTCCCGCATCCACCCTTGCAGTGTGCTGACCATTGAGGCGGACCAGCTCAccgagcagctgcaacacCGCTATCTCGAGGTGATGGGGTGGCGCTACTCCAAGCTCGTTCCGCTGTCGACGGTgtacgcgctgctgcaggcactgccgtcgccgcgaCGCGCAGGCTCATTTTATCGGAGTCTTGAACTCGCCttgctggaggcggtgcagcgacaccacgcccgtgccgccgcagcagcggcagcggcagacaaCGCCAACACCACCAGTGTGAGCAGCAGGTTTGACGTGGGTGCGACCGCCACCTCGGTAGCACAGGCAGACCTCCGCAGCAGTCGCGAGATGACCGACGAGGGCACGAATGCCTTTCACGCatcggcggcagaggcggcggccacaACAGCTGCTGGGCTGGACTTCCTCGCGATGGAGATTATCGACTTCCTGCGCGTGAATGGTGCCATCTCTGTAGCGTCGGAGATGTATGTGTGCTTCACACACAGCGAGGTGACTCCGGTGGCATTGATGGATGCTGCCGTCgcacgccgtcgtcgccatcgcctgAAGGCGGAGCGGCGAAAGCGAaaggctgcagcagccgcagtaGGCGCACTGAAGGGAAGCGGCGATAGTGACGCTGCCAGGCATGGgaagcgccgccatcgcccaCACTATACAGCACATGATCTCGAGAAGGGCGCGGGAATAGGCAGCAACAACGAGATGGACTCCGGCTTCGCCGTGATGAGACCCCGCCCGCAGTGGAAGACGATTAGCGAGTCAGCGAGCGCGAGTGAGGGTTGGATGTCGTTTGAGACGATGGACATCGGACCCACCACCGGTGCGTCGAGTGCAATGCCGGGGGCGGTTACGGACCCTTTTGAGGCCGTGTTGGACATGGAGACGGCACCGGcgatgc
It contains:
- a CDS encoding hypothetical protein (TriTrypDB/GeneDB-style sysID: LpmP.09.0410), with the protein product MPTSLPEYHATLQPTVAAGSDSGVLLPYPFDPSASAASTAAELARNSAHCASNTSIAVFLFAKEKLLFRYPDTDPFVVDVAAQGCPSTSCSSAPTGGCAASAAAAAADASNKKAAGDSNASSTPGTAHTSSSRDHHRSRGSHVEQARKGGGGVVGGNTSSGGTCLDPDDASSGQTAALSISGSGGSRLKKSPFIHVTMTMDAKDSHHHHGACPDPNASVSSSSGGVAPQRGMRRPASSYLLGNDHFSGSGGSFGHGQSAVSSGGGGTAAVEGRRGLTARGLPGNTPGTVTQAQQTPPGGMRRPLSGAAAGAAAVSSSTSGPSNARKTNNASAGSAAGGGGVGGSASSGSRNGALQQLAATTGAATCVGIAPNVLMHLLRGALCGTTTINMVNCTFLVFPLLIGAAAPNAVSGQDGRTGSSTGSFASLDRLRLPHRSGTALLVVAMKEPDTDVGAITNFTQCFVNILCREEHRCQYVSTELERMETLTNHWKVGGAAALASAATAPAKKRRPHGEKAHQQQFVAGGAGESFRADASAVTAPSPRLGVQASRGSRPASASVSPASDRRHRALSTTEAPADSASSRGGDTDSSAASSDNYDYLFSPSRPAVRHTRVPAAASDTANEKTNLTSHSDSSAASGTRISLRSGYIEQHHHHHSRESSPSAALQGSISGPFLGWADPDDNAGGDDSAHREDGRDADHVLSHSALPSNGRSGEHSSNRPGDPSQATAASSPLTASASSHSLYQQLAVHVRLAYEVLRVAQCIDVWNRTMRGGCRAGNGAWGGAFEGSVWSKRTSRMTSCGRGATAALRKPCRGQSIAAAYDEQQQLTFPSAGTTLDALPEALLINRMLLLPTSHLTGAERQEEAQSLRSACSRIHPCSVLTIEADQLTEQLQHRYLEVMGWRYSKLVPLSTVYALLQALPSPRRAGSFYRSLELALLEAVQRHHARAAAAAAAADNANTTSVSSRFDVGATATSVAQADLRSSREMTDEGTNAFHASAAEAAATTAAGLDFLAMEIIDFLRVNGAISVASEMYVCFTHSEVTPVALMDAAVARRRRHRLKAERRKRKAAAAAVGALKGSGDSDAARHGKRRHRPHYTAHDLEKGAGIGSNNEMDSGFAVMRPRPQWKTISESASASEGWMSFETMDIGPTTGASSAMPGAVTDPFEAVLDMETAPAMLVLHILERVVDTQQHLHQRQQEEQYHSLAVIGGSERREETAALMESTTGSPKTHNTAAVGSVLDRTPPSSSTDASAVGNTSSHGGYRTDEQDTSLRPWGSGRSTLAAVNATPSPSLHFVASTTAIKSVSPAATRCQSSTSTHPMPTSASRSNVADTGAAATAPQPMSPLTVPGPLSVYCAWGSACPLCELLVAHPQCWTTRSHRGYTLGYYTLNPDRHRRYSSSPAIQLAFPSLDESVCTCARHARHLRDSADFTALMQNSYTGNGSSSLLHSMQPWFMRPRMFITPVTAAYGMSPYEVFERMSYHCNLLSSGSGHRQRLPQHHSSYSPMTRESVTTPTPVLAVNNTSILIEPDPRDPLISRAQAHPHETSMLTTSHDAVVGSAKEQAHTLLQCADIPEAVAEYLRRSADVIKQRLDYARRQLSLLERYEQAWEEQNTAPASTLSFAATATSDAALDAAIATQSASSAAMTVAEPVSSSAIRMPPAHSVGSAASFSGTARGSGGGPLSSSSSSAPVSATVKQLGSCADSLPRSLRYGGRLLPLLTAPRPLSSRALLFDSTTPVAADSGADAPVPQRQQPQGQQQNYTSSTRTNPGMQAIAGASTAIPLDGVGSLLETERSLPVEVLLQYMLHHVIALTWGKRGLEVDTLVRLLEHNLRRLPPLLANLPYILQLRSAGYTSASAVAASASDTTRNEAGAEATAVLSSVFTTVHTRIAAPQPSSAPTFEATLQRSSHCTSPDRSMTSPYSAISHAAASARVTEAEIELLQTYEVLDQLSLMRPLSAYATWPVRTVPTLLLLHTVVNEFSDVLYVDSSMA